The following DNA comes from Bradyrhizobium sp. SK17.
GTCCACTACATCACGCAGGGCAACGGCTCATCGGTCGGCGCCGCGCTGGAGGATTTCGTCACCAAGCACAATTCGCGCAACCCCGGCAAGGAAGTGCTCTACTTCAACTACGCCGCGGTCGACCCGAGCATGACCAACGAGAAGTGCAGCTACTGGCATTTCCGCTGGGATGCGAACTCGGACATCAAGATGGAAGCGCTGACCAACTACATGAAGGGCCAGGCGTCCATCAAGAAGGTCTATCTGATCAACATGGACTATTCGTTCGGTCAGTCGGTGCGCACCACGGCGCGCAAGATGCTGGGCGAAAAGCGGCCGGACATCCAGATCGTCGGCGACGAGCTGCATCCGATGCTCAAGGTCACCGACTTCTCGCCCTACATCGCCAAGATCAAGGCGTCGGGCGCCGACACCGTCGTGACCGGCAACTGGGGCCAGGACTTCGCGCTGCTGCTGAAGGCCGCGGCCGACGCCGGCCTCAAGGTCAACTGGTACACCTATTATGCCGGCGGCGCCGGCGGCCCGACCGCGATCAAGCAGACCGGCCTCGAGAACCAGGTGTTCCAGATCAGCGAAGGCGTGCCGAACTCCGGCAACAAGGCGGCGATGGATTTCGAAAAGGACTTCCGCGCCAAGACCGGCATTTCGGTTTGGTATCCGCGCGCGGTCAACGAGATGCGGATGTTCAAGGCGGCCGCCGAGAAGGCCAATTCGATCGACCCGGTGAAGGTCGCGGCCGCGCTCGAAGGCATGAAGTTCGAGGTGTTCGACGGCGGCGAGGGCTTCATGCGCAAGGACGATCACCAGTTCTTCCAGCCGATCTACATCTCCTCGTTCGGCGGTCTGGCCGACAAGGCCAAGGAGCCGTTCGACGAAGAGAACACCGGCTGGGGCTGGCACATCGTCTCCAAGATCGATACCGCCCAGACCATGCTTCCGACCACCTGCAACATGAAGCGGCCCTGATCGGCCGCCTTCCAATCCGCCTCCGCGCCCCTTCGGGGTCGCGGAGGCGTTCGTCATCCGGCAGCGTCGGTGCCGGACCTCAATTCCCTCGACAGGTCTTTGATCACGTGAACCGTTCATCTCTCAAGCGGGTGCGCCGTGGCTGAGTTGATTGTCATCTCGACGCTGAACGGCGTCCTGTTCGGCATGCTGCTGTTCCTGTTGTCCAGCGGGCTGACCGTCATCTTCAGCATGATGGGCGTGCTCAACTTCGCCCATGCCAGCTTCTACATGCTGGGCGCGTTCTTCGGCTATCAGCTGACGCGCTGGATCGGCTTCTGGCCGGCTCTGGTGCTGGCGCCGCTTCTGGTCGGCGCGGTCGGCATGGCGGTCGAGCGCTACGGCCTGCGCAACACCCACAAGCACGGCCATGTCGCCGAACTGCTGCTGACCTTCGGGCTCGCGTTCGCAATCGAAGAGATCGTCTCGATGATCTGGGGTAAGAGCCCGGTCGACTACCGGGTCCCGGCGGTGCTCGACTTCCCGGCCTTCACCGTGTTCTCCACCAACTACCCCGCCTACAAGATCTTCATGCTGGTCGTGTCCATCGTGATCTTCATCGCGCTGCTGGTCACGCTGAAGCGGACCCGGGTCGGCCTGATCGTGCAGGCCGCGCTGACCCATCCGAGCATGGTCGGCCATCTCGGCCATAATGTCGGCCGCGTCTTCATGCTCGTGTTCGGCGTCGGCAGCGCGCTCGCCGGCCTTGCCGGCGTGATCGCCGGGCCGTCGCTGGTGACGCAGTCCGACATGGCCGCGCTGCTCGGCCCGATCCTGTTCGTCGTCATCGTGTTCGGCGGCCTCGGCTCGCTGCCCGGCGCCTTCATCGCCTCGCTGCTGATCGGCCTGATCCAGACCTTCGCGGTCGCGCTGAACGGTTCGCTCGCCAGCGTGTTCGGTCCGCTCGATCCGAGCCTCGGCCCCTCGCCGCTCACCGACATCTGGAATGTCACGATCGCGCAGATCGCGCCGATCCTGCCCTATCTGCTGCTGGTGCTGGTCCTGATCTTCCGCCCCATGGGCCTGTTGGGGACGCGTGAGTCATGAGCAACGCTGCCCCCCCGCTCCTGCCGCGACCAAACAGGAATCCGGCGGCGCCCTCGGCTTCTATGGCGTCTGGCTGCTCGCAGCCGCGGCGCTCGTCGTGCTGCCGCTGGTGTTCTCCTCCGGCGGCTCGCTGACCTCGTTCAGCCTGATCGGCATCGCGATCATCTTCGCGCTGTCCTACAACATCCTGCTCGGCCAGACCGGCCTGCTGTCGTTCGGCCACGCCGTGCAATACGGCCTCGGCGGCTTCCTCGCCGTCCACGCCATGAACGCGGTCGCGAGCCACAACTGGCCGATCCCGCTGCCGGTGATTCCGCTGGTCGGCGGCATCGGCGGCATGGCCTTCGCGGTCGTGGTCGGCTGGGTCATGACCAAGCGCGCCGGCACGGTGTTCGCGATGATCTCGCTCGGCATCGGCGAACTGGTCGCCTCGTCGTCGCTGATCCTGCGCAGCGTGTTCGGCGGCGAGTCCGGCATCACCACCGACCGCACCTCGCTGATGCCGCTGTTCGGCTGGACCTTCGGACCGCAGCTCCAGGTCTATTACCTGATCGCGTTCTGGGTGCTGGTCTCGGCGATCGCGATGTATGCGCTGACCCGGACGCCGCTCGGCCGGATCTGCAACGCGGTGCGCGACAATCCCGAGCGCGTCGAGTTCATCGGCTACGATCCGCATGTGGTGCGCTACCTCGCCTACATGTTCGCGGGCTTCTTCGCCGGCATCGCCGGTGGACTGACCGCGATCAATTTCGAGATCGCCAACTCGGCCTATCTCGGCGCGACGCAATCCGGCCTGGTGCTGTTCTCCGCCTTCATCGGCGGCACCGCCTATTTCTTCGGGCCGATCCTCGGCGCCATCCTGGTGACCTACCTGCAACTCGGGCTGACCAGCGTCACCTCGGTCTGGCAGCTCTATTTCGGCATCATCTTCATCGGCATCGTGATGTTCGCGCCCGGCGGCATCGCCGGCATCCTGATGAAGCATCGACCGCTGATCCGCGCCGGCACGCTTGGCACCGTGATCCCGTCCTATCTGGTCGCCGCGATCCCGACCCTGGCGTTTGCGCTCGGCATCATCCTGACCATCGAGACCGTCGCGCGCTTCTCCGGCGGCGATCCGATCAAGCTGCTCGGCATCCCGTTCATCGCGACCGCGCCGACGACCTGGGTGACTGCTGCGGTGCTGCTCGTCGGCGGCTTCATTGTCGCGCGCATCACCTGGAGGCGCGTCGCGGAAGCCTGGGATCGCGCCGCGACGGTGGCCCGTGATCGGGGGTATCTCGCATGACCGCTGCCATTCAAGTCAACGCCGTCGAGAAGAGCTTCGGCAATGTGCAGATCATCCGCGACCTCAACCTGAGCGTCGCCAAGGGCGAGCGTCACGCCATCATCGGCCCGAACGGCGCCGGCAAGTCGACGACGTTCAACCTGATCTCCGGCCACATCAAGCCGACCTCGGGCGAGATCCGCCTCAACGGCGAGGTCACCTCGGGGCTGCGGCCGTTCGAGATCAACCGGCGCGGCCTGTCGCGCTCGTTCCAGGTGACCAACGTGTTCGCCCGCATGACGGTGTGGGAGAACGTCCGCTGCGCCGTGCTGTGGGCCACCGGCCACCGCTATGCGTTCTGGAAGAACGTCGACGGTCTGCCCGAGGTGAAGCAGCGCACCGCGCAGATCCTCGACGACATCCATCTCAGCCATCGCCGCGACGTGCCGGCGGGCCTGTTGACGTACGCCGAGCAGCGCGAGCTCGAGATCGGCATCACGATCGCCGGCGGCGCCAGCGTCATCATGCTGGACGAGCCGACCGCCGGCATGAGCCACGCCGAGACCGATCGCGCGGTCGCGCTGATCCGCCGCCTCACCGAGGGCCGCACGCTCGTCATCGTCGAGCACGACATGAGCGTGGTGTTCGGCCTCGCCGACCGCATCTCGGTGCTGGTCTACGGCCACATCATCGCCTCCGGCACGCCGGAGGAGATCCGCGGCAACCCGAAGGTCAAGGAAGCCTATCTCGGCGAGGAGGTCGACTGATGCTCGAGGTCAGGAATCTTCACGCCTATTACGGCAAGAGCCACATCCTGCAAGGCGTCGATCTCGACATCGCCGCCGGCGAGGTGGTGAGCCTGCTCGGCCGCAACGGCGTCGGCCGCTCCACCACCGTCAAGGCGATCATGGGCGAGGTGCCGCCGCAAGGCACCATCCGCTTCAAGGGCAAGGACATCGCGGGCCTGCCGAGCCACAAGATCGCGCGCCTCGGGCTCGGCTATGTGCCGGAGCATCGCGACATCTTTCCGAGCCTGACGGTGCGCCAGAACCTGCTGCTCGGCATCAAGGACCCGCGCCGCCCCGGCAAGTGGCGGTTGCAGGAGATGCTCGACATGTTCCCCAACCTCGCCCGCCGCGCCGACACGCCGGCCGGCGTGCTGTCGGGCGGCGAGAAGCAGATGCTGACCACCTGCCGCACCCTGCTCGGCGATCCCGAATTGATGATGATCGACGAGCCGACCGAAGGTCTGGCGCCGCTGATCGTGCAACAGGTCGGCGAATTGATCGCGCGGATCGCCAAAGCCGGCGTCGCCATCCTGCTGGTCGAGCAGAAGCTGTCGATCGCGATGAAGATCTCGAATCGGGTCTACATCATGGGCCATGGCCGCGTCGTGTTCGAAGGCACGCCCGAGCAACTCAAGAGCAACGCCGCGATCCGCGAGGAATGGCTGGAGGTGTGAGGCGGCCGATCTCGCCCGACCGGACGCGGAAACGCGGTCAGGTGATCAGGCGGAGCCGCAGCAGTTCGGCGACGGCTTGAGCGGTGTTGCGCGCCTGCACCTTCTCGCGCACTGACCTCAGGTGCTTGTCGACGCCGTGGCCCGAGATGCCCATCTTCGCGCCGATCTCGCGCTCGTTGAGCCCGGAGGCCGCGAGCTGCACCGCTTCACGCTCCCGCAGGGTGACGTTGATCGCCGGATGCAGCTGCGCCATGTTCCACAGACGAAGCGCGCGGCCGACGGCATAGGTCGCGATGATGCGCAGCTCATGCCGCTTCCGTGCATCGACGTTCAAGCTTTCGCCGGCGATCACAAAGCCGATCAGGTTGCCGTCCAGCGACGGCAGCGAGATCGCAAAACCCTCCTTCAATCCGAACGCGGCGAGCTCGGCGACGATCCGGCGGGATAATGGATGCTCCAGATATTGCGGAGCGATCTCACTCCAGAGAAAGGGCCGGTGGCGCTCCCGGATGCAGCGCCGGATCGGATCATGCTCGGAGTAGTTCATGGAGGTGTAGCGTTGCAGCCAATCTGCCGGCCAGGAGTTCAGCAGGATGCACCGGGAGTCCGCGGCTTGCATTCCCTGTTGCGGCATAACCCACGCAATGAACGAACTCGCCCCGTAGCCAGAGACCTGCCGCATCACCTCGGCCACGATTTCCGCTTCAGTGCTGGCGCTCTCAAGCCGGGTCACGAATTCCGAAGTCGCTTCCAATGGGCGCTCTGATGGCGACCTTGACCGCATTTTAAAGCATCCTCCTTCAACGATGGCCCACACTGGCATAAGCGGACTCTTCACCGTGCGATGGTACGGCGCGTCTCTTGTTGTTGGAGAGGCTGCTGGCGCCGCATCTCGGAAAGTGAATCACCTTGGCTTCAATTCACGAGATCGTCAAATGCGATGTGCCTGCCGCGTTCGCACCGACACAAAGTTCGCACCCGAGTTTGATCGGACAGGCTGCGCCAGCTCAAGCCTCGCGTCAGCCTCGCGCGCTCGCGCAGCAGCAGCTACGGAATTGCGTACTTACAATCGCAAATCATGTCGCCGATAATTTTCAACGCCTAGCAACGATTCTTGCGCGCCGCAAAGACAAGCCTGGAGTGGAGGGACGACGGCTATCGGTTTGGCGCAGCGGAAAACGCGTGAATCATCGCGTCGCCGGGCAGCGGAAGCAATTCAAGATCTGACCGGCCTGCTTGCCGGATCGCCCTGAGGCGATGGCGACACGGCGTCAGCGCAAGAGGGCGCGCCTGCCGCTGCGCACGCAGCGGCAGCAGGCGATGTCCGGACATTTGCGCCGTCGCAGCAGCGGCCATGTCGGCATTGTCCGCTGCGCGATTTATGAGTGTCCATTTCCGAGCGTGAGCACCAAAGCACCTTGTTGAAGATCGGACCTGCCGACGGCCATGACTCCCGCACCCGCTAATCGGATGCTCGCGACGCTCGGCGTCGTGAGCGAGACCATCCTGCGTGCCAAGAACAACACGGAACTGTTCGAAGGCGTTGCGGTCGCGACCGCCCACGGCGGCAACTTTCTCGGAACCGCAATCCTGATGCGCGGCGCGGATGGAAGCACTCATCTCGCGGCGTCTGCGGGGATCGGCATTCCCGGGCTCGATGCGCGGCAGCCGGCAGGTCCCGGCGGCGTGATCGGCGCGACGCTGCGCTCCGGCGAGCCGAGCATCGCACACGACTGCTGGACCGACGAACTGCTCGCGCCATGGCATGAGGAATACAAGGAACTCGGGGTGCGCGCCGCGGCGGCGATCCCGATCCTGTGCAGGGGCAGCACGGCTGGAGTCCTGGTCGTTCTTGCGAGCTCACCGACCGCGCTGACGTGGCGCAATATCCTGGCGCTGACCCGCATTGCCGACAACGTCGCATTCGGCCTCGACACGTTCGATCGCTCGTCGCAGACCGCGGCCTTGACGCGGATGCTCAGCGCGTTGACCGAGACCGACGAAGCGATCATGCGCTCCGCGACGCAGGACGAACTGTTCCGGCTGGTGTGCGAGGCCACGATCAAGGGGGCGCGCTTCAGCTCGGGAAGCGTGATGCTGGTCGAGCCCGGGAACCCGACGTGCAAACTCGCGGCGAGTGCCGGTATCGCCGCCGACTATGTCAGGTCGCTCACCCTGTCGATCGATCCCACCATCCCGGAAGGACAAGGCCTGACGGGAACGGCCTACCGGACCAGGCGCCCCGCCATCGCCAACGATTTTCAGCGGGATCCCAGGACTGCCCACTGGCACGGTCGCGCGATCGAGACCACGCGCTCGGGCGGCGCATTTCCGCTCACCGACGACGAGCGCGTCATCGGGGTGCTGCTGCTGCTGTCGCTCGAGGTCGATACGTTCACGCCGGAGTTCGTCGACATCCTGGAGAGGCTTGCCGCCAACGTCTCGTTTGCGCTGACCAACCTCGCGCGGCACGAGAAGAAGCGGATTGCCGAGAGGCGGATCGAATATCTCGCGTCGCATGACGACCTGACCGGCCTCTCCAACAGGGCGATGTTCAACCGGGTGCTCGATCTGTGCGTCGAGGACGCCCGCGCCTGCAACGGCTGCTGCGCCGTCATGTTCATCGACATCGACGGCTTCAAATCGGTCAACGACACGCTGGGTCACCACGCCGGCGACAGGCTCTTGACCGTGATCGCCGGCCGCCTCAAGGGCGTGGTGCCGAATGCGCGGACGGTGGCGCGGATCGGCGGCGACGAGTTCGTGATCATCCTCGACGATGAGACGAATAGCGTCGCCTTGCAGTCGACCACGCTCGCACTGCTGACCGAGCTGTCGCGGCCGATCCAGATCGACAATGACGAATGCCGCGTGTCCGGCAGCATCGGTGTCGCCGTATACCCGCAGGACGGCAGTTCGCCATCGGCGCTCATCAAGCACGCCGACATGGCGATGTATTCGGCGAAGACCTCCGGCAAGGATACCTGCTGCTTCTTCACGCCCACGATGGAGCAGCGCATCCAGGAACGGCGCGACGTCGTGTCCGGTCTGCAACGGGCGCTGGAGCGAAGCGAGTTCGTGCTGTTCTTCCAGCCCAAGGTCGACGCCTGCTCATCGAACATCGGCGGCCTCGAAGCGCTGATCCGCTGGAACCGCCCGGATGTCGGTCTTGTGCCACCCAGCGAATTCGTTCCGATCGCCGAGGAGTCGCGGCTGATCGTGCAGATCGGCCGTTGGGTCATCCTGGAAGCTTGCAGGCAGATGGTCGAATGGCTGGCCGCGGGCGCGCCGCCCATCACCATCGCCGTGAACCTGTCGGCGCCGCAGTTCTCGGACATCGAACTGCCGAGCTATATCGACGCCGTGCTGCGCGAGACCGGCCTGCCGGCCCGCCTGCTCCAGATCGAGATCACGGAAAGCATGGTCATGGCGAACGAACCGGAGATCGCGCAAAACCTCGATGCGCTGCGCAGCCGCGGCATCAGGCTTGCGATCGACGACTTCGGAACCGGTTACTCGCTGATGTCGCTGTTGCGGAAGTATCCGATCGACGTGATCAAGATCGACCGTGCGTTCGTCTCGGGCATCCCCGACAGCGCGCATGACTGCGCCATCACCGAAGCGATGATCACGATGGCGAAGGGACTGGGGCTGATGGTCGTCGCCGAGGGCGTCGAAACCCGGCGCCAGGAGCAATTCCTGCTGCAACGGCGGTGCGACTACTTGCAGGGCCATCTCTATTGCCCGCCGATTCCGGCCGCGGACATGCTGAGGCTGCTACTGACAAACAGGAATTTCAGCGCCAGCGACCCAGTGACCTAGCATGGTCGTTGCAATGAAAGATCAAGAGCGATGGCAAGGCGGAGACTGACGTGACTGAATCCTGCAATGTTGCATTTCTTGGCATCGGCCTGACCGGCGGAATCATGGCCCGGCGACTGATCGCCGCCGGCTTTCCAACGACGCTCTGGGACAACGCAAGCGACGAAGCAGCGGCCGTCGCCTCGATCGGCGGCACGGTCGCGGCGTCGCCGGCCGATGCGGTCCGGGACGCCCATGTCGTGCTGACCATGCTCGGCCGCAACCCGGCGGTCGCCGACATCATCCTCGCGGAGGCGACCGCGCAGGCGCTGCAACCCGGCACGGTCGTGATCGACATGAGCCTGATCAGTCCGTCCGAAGTCAGGGAGAACGCTGCGCGCCTCGCCGAGCTGCGGGTCGCGCATATCGACGCGCCGGTCTCGGGCGGCGTCCGCGGCGCCGAGTTCGGGTCGCTCGTGATCGTGGCCGGCGGCGATCCCGCGGTGTTTGCGCGGGTCGAGCATTTGCTGCGCGTCCTGGGGCGTCCGATCCATGTCGGCCCCGCGGGAACGGGCCAGTTGGCGAGGCTCACCAACCAGATCATCGTCGGCGCCTCGATCGGCGCCCTTGCCGAGGCGCTCGTGCTGGCCGAGCACGGCGGCGCGGATCCGATCAATGTGCGCAAGGCGCTGCGCGCAGGCTTTGCCGAGAGCCGGGTGCTGGAGTTGCAGCTCGAACGGATGGTCGCGCGCAATTTCACGACGAAGACGGGGTCGGCGGGCCAGCTGAGCGCGCTCGAAGATGCGCTCGATACGGCGCGCGCTCTCGATCTGAAGCCGATGCCGTACACCGCACTGA
Coding sequences within:
- a CDS encoding branched-chain amino acid ABC transporter substrate-binding protein — encoded protein: MRRLIVAATTALTVLGGAASAQETVKIGYIDPLSGGGASVGEGGLKTFQYLADELNAKGGILGHKVEIVPLDNKTNPQESLVQAQKAIDAGVHYITQGNGSSVGAALEDFVTKHNSRNPGKEVLYFNYAAVDPSMTNEKCSYWHFRWDANSDIKMEALTNYMKGQASIKKVYLINMDYSFGQSVRTTARKMLGEKRPDIQIVGDELHPMLKVTDFSPYIAKIKASGADTVVTGNWGQDFALLLKAAADAGLKVNWYTYYAGGAGGPTAIKQTGLENQVFQISEGVPNSGNKAAMDFEKDFRAKTGISVWYPRAVNEMRMFKAAAEKANSIDPVKVAAALEGMKFEVFDGGEGFMRKDDHQFFQPIYISSFGGLADKAKEPFDEENTGWGWHIVSKIDTAQTMLPTTCNMKRP
- a CDS encoding branched-chain amino acid ABC transporter permease, with amino-acid sequence MAELIVISTLNGVLFGMLLFLLSSGLTVIFSMMGVLNFAHASFYMLGAFFGYQLTRWIGFWPALVLAPLLVGAVGMAVERYGLRNTHKHGHVAELLLTFGLAFAIEEIVSMIWGKSPVDYRVPAVLDFPAFTVFSTNYPAYKIFMLVVSIVIFIALLVTLKRTRVGLIVQAALTHPSMVGHLGHNVGRVFMLVFGVGSALAGLAGVIAGPSLVTQSDMAALLGPILFVVIVFGGLGSLPGAFIASLLIGLIQTFAVALNGSLASVFGPLDPSLGPSPLTDIWNVTIAQIAPILPYLLLVLVLIFRPMGLLGTRES
- a CDS encoding branched-chain amino acid ABC transporter permease; translation: MSHEQRCPPAPAATKQESGGALGFYGVWLLAAAALVVLPLVFSSGGSLTSFSLIGIAIIFALSYNILLGQTGLLSFGHAVQYGLGGFLAVHAMNAVASHNWPIPLPVIPLVGGIGGMAFAVVVGWVMTKRAGTVFAMISLGIGELVASSSLILRSVFGGESGITTDRTSLMPLFGWTFGPQLQVYYLIAFWVLVSAIAMYALTRTPLGRICNAVRDNPERVEFIGYDPHVVRYLAYMFAGFFAGIAGGLTAINFEIANSAYLGATQSGLVLFSAFIGGTAYFFGPILGAILVTYLQLGLTSVTSVWQLYFGIIFIGIVMFAPGGIAGILMKHRPLIRAGTLGTVIPSYLVAAIPTLAFALGIILTIETVARFSGGDPIKLLGIPFIATAPTTWVTAAVLLVGGFIVARITWRRVAEAWDRAATVARDRGYLA
- a CDS encoding ABC transporter ATP-binding protein → MTAAIQVNAVEKSFGNVQIIRDLNLSVAKGERHAIIGPNGAGKSTTFNLISGHIKPTSGEIRLNGEVTSGLRPFEINRRGLSRSFQVTNVFARMTVWENVRCAVLWATGHRYAFWKNVDGLPEVKQRTAQILDDIHLSHRRDVPAGLLTYAEQRELEIGITIAGGASVIMLDEPTAGMSHAETDRAVALIRRLTEGRTLVIVEHDMSVVFGLADRISVLVYGHIIASGTPEEIRGNPKVKEAYLGEEVD
- a CDS encoding ABC transporter ATP-binding protein, encoding MLEVRNLHAYYGKSHILQGVDLDIAAGEVVSLLGRNGVGRSTTVKAIMGEVPPQGTIRFKGKDIAGLPSHKIARLGLGYVPEHRDIFPSLTVRQNLLLGIKDPRRPGKWRLQEMLDMFPNLARRADTPAGVLSGGEKQMLTTCRTLLGDPELMMIDEPTEGLAPLIVQQVGELIARIAKAGVAILLVEQKLSIAMKISNRVYIMGHGRVVFEGTPEQLKSNAAIREEWLEV
- a CDS encoding autoinducer binding domain-containing protein; its protein translation is MAEVMRQVSGYGASSFIAWVMPQQGMQAADSRCILLNSWPADWLQRYTSMNYSEHDPIRRCIRERHRPFLWSEIAPQYLEHPLSRRIVAELAAFGLKEGFAISLPSLDGNLIGFVIAGESLNVDARKRHELRIIATYAVGRALRLWNMAQLHPAINVTLREREAVQLAASGLNEREIGAKMGISGHGVDKHLRSVREKVQARNTAQAVAELLRLRLIT
- a CDS encoding EAL domain-containing protein, coding for MLATLGVVSETILRAKNNTELFEGVAVATAHGGNFLGTAILMRGADGSTHLAASAGIGIPGLDARQPAGPGGVIGATLRSGEPSIAHDCWTDELLAPWHEEYKELGVRAAAAIPILCRGSTAGVLVVLASSPTALTWRNILALTRIADNVAFGLDTFDRSSQTAALTRMLSALTETDEAIMRSATQDELFRLVCEATIKGARFSSGSVMLVEPGNPTCKLAASAGIAADYVRSLTLSIDPTIPEGQGLTGTAYRTRRPAIANDFQRDPRTAHWHGRAIETTRSGGAFPLTDDERVIGVLLLLSLEVDTFTPEFVDILERLAANVSFALTNLARHEKKRIAERRIEYLASHDDLTGLSNRAMFNRVLDLCVEDARACNGCCAVMFIDIDGFKSVNDTLGHHAGDRLLTVIAGRLKGVVPNARTVARIGGDEFVIILDDETNSVALQSTTLALLTELSRPIQIDNDECRVSGSIGVAVYPQDGSSPSALIKHADMAMYSAKTSGKDTCCFFTPTMEQRIQERRDVVSGLQRALERSEFVLFFQPKVDACSSNIGGLEALIRWNRPDVGLVPPSEFVPIAEESRLIVQIGRWVILEACRQMVEWLAAGAPPITIAVNLSAPQFSDIELPSYIDAVLRETGLPARLLQIEITESMVMANEPEIAQNLDALRSRGIRLAIDDFGTGYSLMSLLRKYPIDVIKIDRAFVSGIPDSAHDCAITEAMITMAKGLGLMVVAEGVETRRQEQFLLQRRCDYLQGHLYCPPIPAADMLRLLLTNRNFSASDPVT
- a CDS encoding NAD(P)-dependent oxidoreductase, with product MTESCNVAFLGIGLTGGIMARRLIAAGFPTTLWDNASDEAAAVASIGGTVAASPADAVRDAHVVLTMLGRNPAVADIILAEATAQALQPGTVVIDMSLISPSEVRENAARLAELRVAHIDAPVSGGVRGAEFGSLVIVAGGDPAVFARVEHLLRVLGRPIHVGPAGTGQLARLTNQIIVGASIGALAEALVLAEHGGADPINVRKALRAGFAESRVLELQLERMVARNFTTKTGSAGQLSALEDALDTARALDLKPMPYTALTADLLRTLVERSGDIDHSAMILELERRCGTASLLVD